One part of the Vitis riparia cultivar Riparia Gloire de Montpellier isolate 1030 chromosome 6, EGFV_Vit.rip_1.0, whole genome shotgun sequence genome encodes these proteins:
- the LOC117916820 gene encoding putative axial regulator YABBY 2 isoform X4 — protein sequence MSLDITPERVCYVHCNFCNTILAVSVPCTSLFTIVTVRCGHCANLLSVNMGALLQTVPTQDLQKQQLSCGDPSEDCGSSSKCNKFSAFESAEHEQPRMPPIRPPEKRQRVPSAYNRFIKEEIQRIKASNPDITHREAFSTAAKNWAHFPHIHFGLKLDGNKQGKLDQAFAGEGPHKAHGFY from the exons ATGTCACTGGACATCACCCCCGAACGTGTATGTTATGTCCACTGCAACTTCTGCAACACCATTTTAGCG GTAAGTGTTCCATGCACCAGTCTGTTCACCATTGTGACAGTCAGATGCGGGCATTGTGCTAATTTGTTGTCTGTTAACATGGGAGCTTTGCTCCAAACAGTTCCTACTCAGGATCTCCAG AAACAACAGCTAAGCTGTGGAGATCCAAGTGAGGATTGTGGATCATCTTCCAAATGCAACAAATTTTCTGCATTTGAGTCTGCAGAGCATGAACAGCCAAGAATGCCTCCAATACGTC CCCCAGAGAAAAGACAACGAGTTCCTTCTGCATATAACAGGTTTATTAA GGAGGAAATCCAAAGGATAAAAGCTAGTAATCCAGATATTACCCACAGGGAAGCTTTTAGCACAGCAGCCAAAAAC TGGGCACATTTTCCTCATATTCACTTTGGGCTAAAGCTGGATGGCAACAAGCAGGGAAAGTTGGATCAGGCATTTGCAGGGGAAGGGCCACACAAGGCTCATGGATTCTATTAA
- the LOC117916820 gene encoding putative axial regulator YABBY 2 isoform X3, whose protein sequence is MSLDITPERVCYVHCNFCNTILAVSVPCTSLFTIVTVRCGHCANLLSVNMGALLQTVPTQDLQKQQLSCGDPSEDCGSSSKCNKFSAFESAEHEQPRMPPIRPAPEKRQRVPSAYNRFIKEEIQRIKASNPDITHREAFSTAAKNWAHFPHIHFGLKLDGNKQGKLDQAFAGEGPHKAHGFY, encoded by the exons ATGTCACTGGACATCACCCCCGAACGTGTATGTTATGTCCACTGCAACTTCTGCAACACCATTTTAGCG GTAAGTGTTCCATGCACCAGTCTGTTCACCATTGTGACAGTCAGATGCGGGCATTGTGCTAATTTGTTGTCTGTTAACATGGGAGCTTTGCTCCAAACAGTTCCTACTCAGGATCTCCAG AAACAACAGCTAAGCTGTGGAGATCCAAGTGAGGATTGTGGATCATCTTCCAAATGCAACAAATTTTCTGCATTTGAGTCTGCAGAGCATGAACAGCCAAGAATGCCTCCAATACGTC CAGCCCCAGAGAAAAGACAACGAGTTCCTTCTGCATATAACAGGTTTATTAA GGAGGAAATCCAAAGGATAAAAGCTAGTAATCCAGATATTACCCACAGGGAAGCTTTTAGCACAGCAGCCAAAAAC TGGGCACATTTTCCTCATATTCACTTTGGGCTAAAGCTGGATGGCAACAAGCAGGGAAAGTTGGATCAGGCATTTGCAGGGGAAGGGCCACACAAGGCTCATGGATTCTATTAA
- the LOC117916820 gene encoding putative axial regulator YABBY 2 isoform X1: MSLDITPERVCYVHCNFCNTILAVSVPCTSLFTIVTVRCGHCANLLSVNMGALLQTVPTQDLQSQKQQLSCGDPSEDCGSSSKCNKFSAFESAEHEQPRMPPIRPAPEKRQRVPSAYNRFIKEEIQRIKASNPDITHREAFSTAAKNWAHFPHIHFGLKLDGNKQGKLDQAFAGEGPHKAHGFY, from the exons ATGTCACTGGACATCACCCCCGAACGTGTATGTTATGTCCACTGCAACTTCTGCAACACCATTTTAGCG GTAAGTGTTCCATGCACCAGTCTGTTCACCATTGTGACAGTCAGATGCGGGCATTGTGCTAATTTGTTGTCTGTTAACATGGGAGCTTTGCTCCAAACAGTTCCTACTCAGGATCTCCAG TCACAGAAACAACAGCTAAGCTGTGGAGATCCAAGTGAGGATTGTGGATCATCTTCCAAATGCAACAAATTTTCTGCATTTGAGTCTGCAGAGCATGAACAGCCAAGAATGCCTCCAATACGTC CAGCCCCAGAGAAAAGACAACGAGTTCCTTCTGCATATAACAGGTTTATTAA GGAGGAAATCCAAAGGATAAAAGCTAGTAATCCAGATATTACCCACAGGGAAGCTTTTAGCACAGCAGCCAAAAAC TGGGCACATTTTCCTCATATTCACTTTGGGCTAAAGCTGGATGGCAACAAGCAGGGAAAGTTGGATCAGGCATTTGCAGGGGAAGGGCCACACAAGGCTCATGGATTCTATTAA
- the LOC117916820 gene encoding putative axial regulator YABBY 2 isoform X2, with protein sequence MSLDITPERVCYVHCNFCNTILAVSVPCTSLFTIVTVRCGHCANLLSVNMGALLQTVPTQDLQSQKQQLSCGDPSEDCGSSSKCNKFSAFESAEHEQPRMPPIRPPEKRQRVPSAYNRFIKEEIQRIKASNPDITHREAFSTAAKNWAHFPHIHFGLKLDGNKQGKLDQAFAGEGPHKAHGFY encoded by the exons ATGTCACTGGACATCACCCCCGAACGTGTATGTTATGTCCACTGCAACTTCTGCAACACCATTTTAGCG GTAAGTGTTCCATGCACCAGTCTGTTCACCATTGTGACAGTCAGATGCGGGCATTGTGCTAATTTGTTGTCTGTTAACATGGGAGCTTTGCTCCAAACAGTTCCTACTCAGGATCTCCAG TCACAGAAACAACAGCTAAGCTGTGGAGATCCAAGTGAGGATTGTGGATCATCTTCCAAATGCAACAAATTTTCTGCATTTGAGTCTGCAGAGCATGAACAGCCAAGAATGCCTCCAATACGTC CCCCAGAGAAAAGACAACGAGTTCCTTCTGCATATAACAGGTTTATTAA GGAGGAAATCCAAAGGATAAAAGCTAGTAATCCAGATATTACCCACAGGGAAGCTTTTAGCACAGCAGCCAAAAAC TGGGCACATTTTCCTCATATTCACTTTGGGCTAAAGCTGGATGGCAACAAGCAGGGAAAGTTGGATCAGGCATTTGCAGGGGAAGGGCCACACAAGGCTCATGGATTCTATTAA